GAGGTAGAGGAGTTCCCGGTCGGGGGGAAGGAGGCGGAACGACTCGCGGTGGTCCACCCCCGCGCCGTGGGACGAAGCGTGCGAAAGAAACAGGACGAGGACGGGGAGCAGGGGGCGGGAGAGGATTCGGAGAAGTGGCAAAAGTGTATACCCTTTTTTTCCCTGGTAAGAAATAATACGTCGAAGGCGGTTTCCAACGCAACCCGGGGGTGCCGTGTCCAGATCCGTCCTGATCGCCCGCCCGGTGTGGCCCGTCCTTTCCCGACTGGGTGAGGAGCTTCGCACCCGGGGATTCCCGGTGGTGTTTTCCTCGTCGTGGGGGGTTCTTCTCGAGAGCCGTTTCGCGGGAGACGAGTTCGCCGCGGTCCTGCTCGGGGAGTACGGCGCCGTGACGGAGGAGGAGGAGATCCTCCGGAAATTCCGGGAGCGCGGGGGAGGGATCGGGGTGCCGGTCGTGCTGGCGGGAGGGGCGAACGCCCTGTCCCGCGCGCGCGGTTTCCGGTCGGCGGGGGTGGACCTGGTCGTCCCGGCGGACCTTCCGGCGGGTGAGATCTTCGAGCGGCTGCAGCCGCTGTTGTCCTACGGAGAGATGTACCGGAACGCGTTGGCGGAGAACCGGGAACTGCGGGATCGGTCCACCGTGGACGACCTGACCGGGCTGCCGAACCGGCGGCAATTCTCGCGGGAGTTGGAGCGGAACGTCGAGATGGCCCGTCGAATCGGGCGTCCGCTGTCGTGCATCGTAACCGATATCGACGACATCCGGAGGGTCTACGAGGCGTTCGGCCCGCCGGTGGGGGACAGCGTGATCCGGCAGT
The window above is part of the Deltaproteobacteria bacterium genome. Proteins encoded here:
- a CDS encoding GGDEF domain-containing protein, coding for MSRSVLIARPVWPVLSRLGEELRTRGFPVVFSSSWGVLLESRFAGDEFAAVLLGEYGAVTEEEEILRKFRERGGGIGVPVVLAGGANALSRARGFRSAGVDLVVPADLPAGEIFERLQPLLSYGEMYRNALAENRELRDRSTVDDLTGLPNRRQFSRELERNVEMARRIGRPLSCIVTDIDDIRRVYEAFGPPVGDSVIRQFGGVLNRARRRYDSVARLGGDEFVWLLVDADAGQATAAARRAQRMISESVFNGTHEPVRVTATWGVASLTPGAEWTASLLVENADRALYWGKESGKNVVRCYPPGKAAFDA